A window of Hyperolius riggenbachi isolate aHypRig1 chromosome 1, aHypRig1.pri, whole genome shotgun sequence contains these coding sequences:
- the FZD10 gene encoding frizzled-10: MAITAQLYTSALLLLLGPCLCSGISSIDTDRTGEGRCQAIEIPMCKDIGYNMTRMPNLMGHENQREAAIQLHEFAPLVEYGCHSHLKFFLCSLYAPMCTEQVSTPIPACRVMCEQARLKCSPIMEQFNFKWPDSLDCSKLPNKNDPNYLCMEAPTNGSDEAPRGSSMLPPIFRQQRPSSSHHDTQPKDIPNRMTCENSGKFHHVEKSASCAPLCTSGVDVYWSEDDKKFAFIWIAIWSILCFFSSAFTVLTFLIDPQRFKYPERPIIFLSMCFCVYSVGYIIRLFAGADSIACDRDSGKLYVIQEGLESTGCTIVFLILYYFGMASSLWWVILTLTWFLAAGKKWGHEAIEANSSYFHLAAWAIPAVKTIMILVMRRVAGDELTGICYVGSMDVNALTGFVLIPLACYLIIGTSFILSGFVALFHIRRVMKTGGENTDKLEKLMVRIGVFSVLYTVPATCVIACYFYERLNMDYWKILATQDKCKMNAQTKTLDCTMANSIPAVEIFMVKIFMLLVVGITSGMWIWTSKTLQSWQNVFSKRLKKRSRRKPASVITSTGIYKKTQHPQKIHHGKYESALQPPTCV, from the coding sequence ATGGCTATCACAGCCCAGCTCTACACATCGGCACTGCTTCTGCTTCTTGGACCATGCCTCTGCTCAGGGATCAGCTCCATAGACACTGACCGGACTGGTGAAGGAAGGTGTCAAGCCATAGAAATACCCATGTGTAAGGACATTGGCTATAATATGACCAGGATGCCTAACCTGATGGGACATGAAAACCAGAGGGAGGCAGCCATCCAGCTGCACGAGTTTGCTCCTCTGGTGGAGTACGGCTGTCACAGTCATCTCAAGTTCTTCTTGTGTTCCCTTTATGCTCCCATGTGCACCGAGCAGGTGTCCACCCCTATCCCAGCCTGCAGAGTCATGTGTGAGCAGGCCAGGCTCAAGTGTTCCCCTATTATGGAGCAGTTTAATTTCAAGTGGCCTGATTCGCTGGACTGTAGCAAACTGCCTAACAAAAATGACCCTAATTACCTGTGCATGGAAGCCCCAACTAATGGATCTGATGAAGCTCCCAGGGGGTCCAGTATGCTGCCTCCAATATTTAGACAGCAGAGACCTAGTAGTAGTCATCATGACACTCAGCCTAAGGATATTCCTAACAGAATGACCTGTGAGAACTCTGGAAAGTTTCATCACGTGGAGAAGAGTGCTTCTTGTGCCCCTCTCTGTACGTCTGGAGTTGATGTATACTGGAGCGAGGATGACAAGAAGTTTGCCTTCATCTGGATTGCTATCTGGTCTATACTGTGCTTCTTCTCCAGTGCTTTTACTGTTCTCACTTTCCTCATTGATCCCCAGCGCTTCAAGTACCCCGAGAGGCCTATCATTTTCCTGTCCATGTGCTTTTGTGTGTATTCTGTAGGATATATCATTCGTCTCTTTGCTGGGGCTGATAGTATAGCGTGCGACAGGGACAGCGGGAAACTTTATGTTATCCAAGAGGGCCTGGAAAGCACCGGTTGTACCATAGTATTTCTTATTCTTTATTACTTTGGCATGGCAAGTTCTCTGTGGTGGGTTATTTTGACATTGACATGGTTTTTGGCTGCTGGGAAGAAATGGGGGCATGAAGCTATTGAAGCAAACAgcagctatttccacctagctGCCTGGGCTATCCCAGCTGTGAAGACCATCATGATTTTGGTGATGAGGAGGGTGGCTGGGGACGAGCTGACAGGCATCTGTTATGTAGGAAGCATGGATGTCAATGCCTTGACAGGCTTTGTGCTTATTCCCTTAGCATGCTACCTCATCATAGGAACTTCATTTATCCTGTCTGGGTTTGTGGCCCTCTTCCATATCAGGAGAGTGATGAAAACAGGAGGGGAGAACACTGACAAGCTGGAGAAACTAATGGTCAGGATTGGGGTCTTCTCTGTGTTGTACACTGTTCCTGCCACTTGTGTCATTGCTTGCTACTTCTATGAGCGGCTAAATATGGACTACTGGAAAATCTTAGCCACGCAAGATAAGTGTAAGATGAATGCTCAGACTAAAACCTTAGACTGCACCATGGCGAACTCTATCCCAGCTGTAGAAATTTTCATGGTGAAAATATTTATGTTGTTAGTGGTGGGCATCACTAGCGGAATGTGGATATGGACTTCTAAAACCCTACAATCTTGGCAGAATGTGTTCAGCAAGAGATTAAAGAAAAGGAGCAGGCGAAAACCTGCCAGCGTCATCACAAGTACAGGAATCTACAAAAAAACTCAACACCCTCAAAAGATTCACCATGGAAAGTATGAATCGGCCTTACAGCCTCCAACTTGTGTATGA